TACTTATTGTATTGTGGGCTTCTCTCGTCAGAGCCACATTGTCCTTGAGCATCTCCAGTGAAACCTTCAACTGCTGAAGCTCATGGAAGCTGATCATTTCATCTTCAATGGCGGATTCCCACCACCACATCATCTTCTTTCTCTGGCCATTATCATAACAGTCTTTTCTGATCTCCTCATTGAGCTCTCGTCCCTTCTTTTTCTCCTCTTCCAGTTGGGTTAGAAGACATGAAAGTTGGTCGTTGAGCTGTTGATCATGGCGACCGATAACGTGGCCGTAATGATCAGTAGAGTTGTTGTTTTGATGGGTGAGAAAGCGGCGGAGGAGGGAGTGGAGTTCGGGGTGGCCAAATGCGAAGGGCTTATTGGCTGGCGAGAAGACGATTAGGGCAACTTCAACTCCACAGAGTGTGCAAAGCTCACTAGCTTTCTTGAACAGACCTGATCGTCGTTTCGAAAAAGTCACTTGTAGATTGCTCTTGTTTTGTATTTTAGCCATTTCAATCTTCTTCCTATCCACCTTTGTTGTCGAATTCATCTTCATTgatcaatatatataattatatgtgtatatatgtgtatatatgtgtatAGATGTAGCTAGAGATAAGTACTTAGCAGTAGCATTGTAACACTATATATATAGGTGTTTGGTTTGGTGTCTATATATGGAGTGTTAATTCTCTATATTACTCTACTATATCTATGTAATTAATCAAAGATTTTTTGAgagttatatattgatgataatcttaatctctatatctaattaatataataaactgataatcacacacacacacacatatatatatataaggattTTGACTTTAATATACTCAATGTCAACcccatatatataaatagaattaCTTGCAAGAGAGGTTTAATACAATGACAATGACTTTACTAGCAGAGAATAAAGGAATTGATTAGTAATAGTGGGTTTTatagttaataattaaaaaattaaaaaataagattacaaacgaagaaaatataatatatttgggTAAAGCCAGCAAAGATACTTAGATATATATTATTGCTGGTGCAACAACGTTTTAACTGATACTTTCTTGACACATTAATATGTAGTTCAAATGGAGAAGTTAAaagaaattttaattaattaattcgtaCCCAATTAATTTGTGAAGAAAatctagatatatatatatatatcaaattggCATATGCATATCGCATACTATAAATAATTAGTTATTGTATTAATTTAGCAAAAAGGAAACTTTAAAATTGTTAAGTAGCTGCAATCTGTTGTATATgtcttatattttatatataatatattaagaGAGATTGTCTTGAAATATAATTAACTGCAACTTTTATACAAATGAATACAATGGTTAATTAAGGGCAGGTTTGGTATCTCGTAttgtattatattgtattttatttttattaaattatattatatttggtatgtaattgaattatattgtattaattaaaactaaataaaatatatatttaaaaatgatGTCATAGGTGATACTATCCCGACCCCAACTCGCAGCCCCGACCCCAAAACTCGGCCACGTACCCCAACCCTAAACCTGACCCCGACCCCGATCTTGAACCCTGACCCCCGAACCCGGCCCTGATCCCAACCCCGCCCCCAGCTCCGGCCCCAAACCCGACCCTGCCCCCAGATCGTGACCCCGACCCCACCCCAACCCCTAAGCTAAACCCGTACCTCGACCCCAGCCGGGCCCATGCCCCGGCCCCCAACCCCATCCCATACCCCAATCTCGGCCCCGGACCCCAACCTCGGACCCCAACCCCGAACCCCGAACCCTGACCTCGACCCCCAGCCCAGGACCTTGACCTTCGACCTCAGCCCCAGACACGAACCTCGACCCCGATCCTGTCCTCAGGCCCTGACTCCGGCCTCCGACCCTAGCCTTGGCCTTAGGCCTTGGGCCTCGGACCCTGGCCCCAACCTCAACCTTCGGCCCCTGACCCCAACCTCAACCTCAACCTCCGGCCCCCGACCCCGACCCAGTCTTAGATCCCGGCCCAAACCTGAGCATCGGACCCGAACCTCGACGTCGACCCTGATGCCCCACCCCAACTCCGGCACTGACTCTGGACCCTAACCCCTAGCCCCGACCTCAGCCCGGACTTACCACAGTacaacttaatttaaaaaaaatacaatacgaGCTAACACATacaattttttatgtattaattaaTACAATTGATACTGCATAAAAATTTGTAATTGTGATAATTAATAGAATACAAAATTTATTCTAAACATAATGTTCTACTTGTTTAATACAATACGACTTCCTTTTCCATATTCCAAGGATGCTCTAATTAAGTAATATAATAAAGTTGGATTAATTATTAATCttgatttattattatcttttactaTCTAAAAGCAAGAACGATATCTGTTGTCAGTTGTCACTATCATAAGAAAGTGACAAAAATAAAGTATTTAGACGTTACGTTAAAATGTCGATTGAGATTTATTTTATGTTACATACGTATAGcttgtatattattatattaaaaaaggaTTACACTGTTTTAGTATTCTTTTATTTGTTACTTACCCTATTATAGTTTAGACAATATACCAAAACTCTTCTTTATATTTGATAAATTAGTattaaaatatatcattaataatttttttatcaaatttagTTTCAATATTACTAAATCTCTCtatttttgtagagtccaagaactttacttagttagttagataatagtagtaatagtaatagctagtaatagttgtagtatttttataactgtagattttggttcaaaccaggacttagttggatactcgtaataacacttgtagattttataagtttaacctataatttaaaaatattaattataacctaaggtttgattaatatgactgattatggagatgataattattatactataaggtttagatagacctaataagatattaacacttgtcttgtgtatgtttaatgagaattaagtatttttgaggaataagtttattaagagaaatatttgaaaatcctagggtcTACCAGCAattttgaaatcgttaaaggacttagtcaaggctgtttactcaattcaaattaggctgaaaaagtataattacgtgtataatatttcagcgtatgccgatatatcgcagctctaggggcgatatatcgccatacggggatacgaaaaatacgtaGCTTCACACGACCACCTCGACAAGCCTTAGGAGCATcagtacaggcgatatatcgcctagcatgggcgatatatcggctgtggtgcatggttttcaaacgattttgaaaccgagctcattttaatccttaacctcttgataagtccagaatctttctgaccgagtcttcagcctctgctgaacgattattcaaatgtttttcaaattaaaaagtcattattttattcaagctaaatgaagatcttttcattcttgaactctataaataagacccagtacccagccatttcttcattcatcaagctgagttcagagcctacaagctgataggat
The genomic region above belongs to Humulus lupulus chromosome 1, drHumLupu1.1, whole genome shotgun sequence and contains:
- the LOC133818426 gene encoding agamous-like MADS-box protein AGL61, coding for MKMNSTTKVDRKKIEMAKIQNKSNLQVTFSKRRSGLFKKASELCTLCGVEVALIVFSPANKPFAFGHPELHSLLRRFLTHQNNNSTDHYGHVIGRHDQQLNDQLSCLLTQLEEEKKKGRELNEEIRKDCYDNGQRKKMMWWWESAIEDEMISFHELQQLKVSLEMLKDNVALTREAHNTISNGDIFLKDLQFWL